The genomic segment TTTAGTAGATGagtttatattatattatacatttTATAAGAATTTCCTCCCTCTCAATTAATATAACACAATTCAAATTTTGATAATCagactttttaattttaatcatgaatatgtACACGATGTTTTAAGGATTTTTTTGAAACAAAAGTTATATACTTGAAAATTACCTAAAACATATTGCTATAtatcaaaataactaaaatttgaaaaaagaactTGCAAAGAGTAGCCATAGTTTCTCCATGGTCCAAAGTACTTAATGGTTTCTTTGTGTGTTCTTTACTCAATCATTGCatattttttcttggtttctcATTCGGAGTCTGGCGTTTCTGATTCATTTAGATTCACGTTGTGTAGCATCCACTAAATTTCTTCCATTCTCAAGGCTTTTACGCTTGAGACTTATGATTAAGTTACTGCTTGCCAGCAAGAACTTGCAAAGAGTAGTCATTTTCCCATGGTCCAATGCACTTAACAATTTCTTGTGTTCGTGGATCAATCATGGCAAGTTTTTTTCTGCTTGTTTCTCACACAGTGTCCGATACTTTCTTCCGCTCAACCTCGAGACATCGGATTAAGTTACAAGTACTCAATTTCTTGATGGAAACTAAGCTCTTTTTGTAAATAAGAACTTGCAAAGAGTAGCCATTTCCAATGGTCCAATACACTTAACAATCTCTTGTGTTCTTGGATCAATCATTAAAAGATTTGAACTTGTAGTTTCAACAAAAATCTCCCCATTAACACCATATCCAATTGGTCTTTTAACAATCAAAGTGGATTCAACAACCAATTTTTTAGTCCAAAATCCAAACTTTTCCATCACCCAAATCTCAATACATTCTTGTTCTCAATTCAGACTAAAAGAGAATATTTTAATTAGTCAACAGTTCAATTCAGACtaatttattcataaaaatatttattgagaTTGGGAAACACAGCGTATAAAGTGCTGATTTGATCTGCATTAAATGAATGAACGTGATATGTTTTGGATGAGTTTATATTGTATTATACATTTTATAAGAATTTTCTCCCTCTCAATTAATATAACACAATTCAAATTTTAATAGTTggactttttaattttaatcatgaaCATGGACATGGTGTTTTAAGGAATTTTATGAAACAaaagtaacatatttaaaaattatgtaaaacatattgctatatatcaaaataattaaaatttaaaaagaatatatgaaatattacaataaaataaaaacttatttgactctcaaaattcAAATGATATTAGACTCATTCAGACTCACGTTGTGTAACATCCACTAAAGGAGGAATCACTCCTTACCTCCGAAATTCTTTCCATTCTCTAGGCTTACACCCGAGACTTTTGATTAAGACATTAAGTTACCGCTTGCCAATTTCTTGATGGAAACTAAGCTCATTCTTGCAAAACAAGAGCTTGCAAAGAGTAGCCATTTCCCCATGGGCCAATGCACTTAACAATTTCTTATGTTCTTGGATCAATCATATTCTGACACAGTGTACGATACTCACTCTTGCTCAAACTCGAGACCTCGGGTTAAGTTAGAAGTACTAAATTTCTTGATGGAAACTAAGCTCCTTTTGTAAACAAGAACTTGCAAAGAGTAGCCATTTTCCAATGATCCAATGCACTTAACAATTTCTTGTGTTCGTGGATCGATCATGGCAAGTTCTTTTTCCTCTTGTTCTCACACAGTGTCCGATACTTGCTTCTGCTCAAACTCGAGACCTCGGATTAAGTTACAAGTactcaatttcttgatagaaACTAAACTCTTTTTGTAAACAAGAACTTGCAAAGAGTAGCCATTTTCCAATAGTTCAATACACAACAATTTCTTGTGTTCGTGGATCGATCATGGCAAGTTTTTTTTCCACTTGTATCTCACACAGTATCCGATACTTGCTTCCGCTCAAACTCGAAACCTCGGATTAAGTTACAAGTACTCAATTTCTTGATGGAAACTAAGCTCATTTTGTAAACAAGAACTTGCAAAGTGTAGCCATTTTCCAATGGTCCAATACATTTAACAATCTCTTGTGTTCTTGGATCAATCATTGCAAGATTTGAACTTGTAGTTTCAACCAAAATCTCACCATTAACACCATATCCAATTGGTCTTTTAACAATCAAAGTGGATTCAACAACCAATTTTCTAGTCCAAAATCCAAACTTTTCCATCACCCAAATCTCAATACATGTCTTGCTATGaaacaacatagaaacataacCATCATACAAACCAAGTGTTCCTATATTTGGATTGAACACATTTGGAGTTTGTATCACTTGAAATTTTTCATTTCTAAAATCAAATGCAAGAATTTCACAACGTCGATCCGTATCGATTTTCTTCCAATAATAAAATCCATCAAGATATGAATCAAAATATGACATAACTATATGACTACTCAAAAATGTGTTGTCCTCAAAATGCCTCCAAGAATCAGTACTTAGTGAATAAACTGAAATAACAGCTGAAGTGCTTCTTGTAAATGTTTCTTCTTTCCAAAAATAATCCCTTATCCATACAACTTTGTAATCTTTACTCCAAGGATCCATTCCAAATCCAAAATGATGAGCATAAGatctcggactcttcaaaaatgttgatgGGTGCATGTCGGAATCTCCAGAAGCAGCAGCAACATGTTTCTGGAGAATCTGACATGGGTGAGAGTTGAAGCAACATAGGCCAAAACCATTgctgctcggactcttcaaaaacgACGACAGGTGTGTATCGGAAACTCCAGAAGCAATAACATATTTCTGGAGGATCTGACATGTGCGCGGCAACATTTCCGGAGAGTCAGAGCAACACAGCCTAAAACCATTGTTGCTAGGACTCTTTAGAAGTGTCGACCGGTGCATGTCAGAACCTCTAGAAGTGGCACATTTCTGGAGGATCCGGCATGGGTGCGGCAGCATTTCTGGAGAGTCAGAGCAACATAACCTAAAGTCATTGTTGCTAGGAATCTTCAAAACTGCCGACGGGTGCATGTCAAAACCTCCAAAAGCATCAGATTTCTGGAGAATCTGACACGAGTGCTGCAACATTTCTGGAGAATCCGAGTAACATAGCCTactaaaacaaggataaaaaggTGGACTTGGtactattattttcttgatttcttttgttGCTGGATTCCATATAGCCATTTCATTCTTATCAAGATTATGGACAAAAAAAAGTCCATTCAAGGGACCAATTATTGGCTTTAAAGAAGTGGATTTATGCAAGTAAAAATCTTGAAGTAaagggtattcatcaatggacATAGATAATTGTTTTGtatccaaaaaataaagatgaacaaAGGGAATTGCATAACTTCTTTTGTGAcaaaaatgtttgataataaaATTTGGAGATTGAATGAGTATGTACCAGTATTTGCAGACAGATTTGATTTTCAATATTGATTTCACAGgcaaaattgataatatttccaTGATTATATCTTCAGGAAGTTTATcaaaatttgtgaaatttgattccACCATTTTGCCAGAAATGTTTctttcttggttggataatgaaATGACTGATTGTGACCTTACATAGTTGCTGAAAGTCTTCTTATATATGTGACACACTGACAACGCGGATTCAAGATTTGAACTTTATTAGttcgaaattaaaattttatcataGCTTATTTGATTTACTAGATTCGAAATCTTGTATATGTACTTATTTAAAGCTGTTGTGTTTAGGTCAGTTTGCCTCCACCTCGACTAGTTTTACGAGGTACCTGCTACCTCTTACGCGTATCTTGCTTAATTCATTGTTGGTTTGGACTATTGAGAAGAAATCATGTACTAGTATTTTTGCCTGAAATTTCaatctaagatatcataattttCAGCCGATTTTAATGATAGAATGAAAACATAACCTTAACTACATCCGTCTCTTAGACACTCCAGCAAAAGAAAATTATCCTTTTTACGAATACTTTTTATCACTTAACGATGATTAATTCATAGGTATATACTATATACATTCATCATGATGTGTTAAAGTTTTCGATATATGCGGAGTTTGAAAAAGGCTCGAATCACAAGTAAATGACAAATAAGTACTTCTATAAACATCATTCCAATAACCAAAGAAACATCAAGAAACATGCCTTGGTGATGCTCTTTATAGATATTTTTATAATACATCCCAACATGTTAGCAACAGAAACGCGTTAACAGTGGAACAAATATTAAATTCTTGTTGTTTTGGTTTTACCATTTTGTTATATCAGGTTGTTATACTGTATAACAAtctgatttttgtttcttataATAACATATTTTGTCATCCTTCTTgcttttattcataatttttttttttaaatgtttagAACCGACTAAATTGTGATTTGTGCCGAAACGTCCCACATTGAGGATAAAACACTCTCTAACATGACGTTTTGGGTTCGAGTTTTTGTGATGACATGACTGATATTCATTCGTTTATTCTTAATcaatgatttaaaatttgaattttgagaataGAGTCATATGGGAAAGATATAAATGTTATATCTCACAGTAAAGTTTTTATGATCAACTGGTATATGGTTCATTTGCTAGTAGCTTGGGGAATTAAAAGCATGACTCTTGCTTTTCAATTGGCTGTTTTTGCGTTAGTTGCTACTTCTGTTGAGAATTTAAATTTGTTGAACTCaaattgaatattaaaaaaaaaaatgaatagaatACCTCATTTCTTCAAAATATTAGAGGAACGTAACTTCAATTTAATATTATGTTCGTCTGCATGATAATTCAGATACAAGTTCTAAGCACAAATTAATAGTTACAAGGATGCTTTGCTGCCTTCGTGCGACTTATAGGTCACGACTTCAAGTAATGAAAGCAACTATTAATGCTTATATTAGGATAGACCGTATATATCACTGTATCTTAATGATTCTTTTACGGATAACGTATTAACACAATATTTTATACACTATATATTTTGTCTTTTGAACTAAATTTCTATTTATCATCTTCTAGAGAATATTATCTTCAAGTGTAAGTTATAGTTCCCTTATTTACAAATATATAACTGAATTTTAAGTCAGTGGATACACATTAATGCATGCACCACTACTCATACGGCGCACTAAGCTTCCGCTATGCACAGGTCTAGGAAGGGATGGACCACAAAGTTCTTATGTATGTAGGCTAACCATGTATTTCTGCAAGATGTTTCTtttacatgacaacaactttactaaTTACGCCCCTTCATTATTCATATGCTCAGTGACGGATTCAGAATTATCATTTAGGGGTTCAGAATTATATATAggaactagtcgaagggggttcaacgtCTACTATatagcataaaaaatatttttaaccgtgtaaaaacaatataattttttgttgaagaGGGTTCGGACCCCCTGGAGCAAtggtggctccgccactgctgaTATGCTGCTACTACAACAACAGGCtcggtgtattcccacaaagtggggtctgaggaggataaaatgtacacagtccatgtCGCTACCTTCAAAgaaatagagaggctgtttccgctGCTCTGGGCACAAAATTAGTACAAACTAAAAACATGGAAATTTAGTGTGTGTCAGTGTGTGTGTAATGTATGTATGCGTATTGAGCCTTGAATTTATTCACTGACTTAATTATGGTAATCCAAAGGACAAACGACAATGCTAACATGCCTACTAAATCATAGTTTTTCCATAAAAATTTTCATAGTGGCAAAGTAAACCTTTCATAGAAGTCTTATTTTTGGTAAAATTAGAGTTGTAATAAACACTTTTGTGAAGGAATTGAAAGTGTACGAAGTGACCCAAAACCGTCAACTTCTAATAGAAGttatagtaatatatatatatatatatatatatatatatatattttaagtaaAATCCTAATTGATTTAGGAGCGATAAATATCAGAAATATAGGAAAAGGAAATTTGTTTGTCTTTCCTTTCTCGTAAATAATTGGAAATACATTAGGAAAAGGAAATTTGTTTTGCTTAATAAGGAACAATTAATACTAGTCCTAGTTTAAATAGGGTAATAACAAGCCTTTTCCGATTACAGTAATACCTATAATTTTCACAATTTAATCTCTCAAATCTAAGccaaatttctctaaaaaatctAAGCAAAGTTTTTCTCAGAATAATGGAGGATTCTGATAAATTGTGGTCAGATCGTATTCCACCGGACATACTCGGATCAATAGCATCACGTCTCGTTGTTGGTGAATACTTTGTTTTTCGTGTCGTTTGTAAACAATGGCGGCTAGCGCCCTTGATGCCTCCTTCACACCGGCCTCGTCGGCTACATGATGATTTGCAATTGCCTTATTTGATGACCTTACATGAAAAAACCGGTATTGTAGAGTTCTTTGATCCCGTGTATAACGTGGTGACTACTCACAATCCGGGTATCTCAAAATTAAAGGGTTCCCGAATTCGGAGTTCAAAAGCTGGTTGGTTACTCATGGAGTCATGGCAATCGCGGTATGTTCTTTTTCAATCCTATCGACAATGACATAATtgaactccctgatgtagagcaAAGAGAAAATATTTGCTCTTGTTGGACATTTTCGTGCCCTCCCGACTCAGAAGGCTGTTTTGTCTTTGGTTTTGACACCTATGGTACCCCTCCAGatatatacatcatcaaagttGGAGAGACTACATGGACATATCATTATTCCAATGATACAGAATATGGATATAACGAAAGAATATTTGAATTACACGGATGCAATAATGcggtttttataaagaaaaatattatatacaTACTGGGAGATAAAGGAAATTTGGCAACACTGAGCATCAACGAAAAGTCAACTACAGAGGTACCTACTTGGAAATTTTATGGGAAGCTCTTTCGGTGTCGACGTCGAAAACAAAATTCAATTCAACGAATTTACATCGTAGAAGATACTGACGATGAGGGAATGTTCGCCGTATTTTTATGTCACGAAGAAGGGGAGGTAGAGGTTTGGAGATACACAATAAATAATGGATGGATGGGAGAAAGTAACAAGTTTGAAGAATAAAACATTGTTCGTGAGCAATGGAGGGGCCTATTTGAAATCATGTGTTGGACATGGGCTAGAAAACAAGATACACTTTTCAATGTTTCACGACAACAATAAGGGCGTTTTTTATTGTCTGGCCAACCACAAATATTATTCTTTCGATTACTCTGTCATCAAAACCTACTCAAGTCAAAATATTTTCAACTTGGTCCAACCAAAATCTTGCGTTTGGATCGAACCAGAGAATAATTAATAGTTTGTTAAAGTAATATTCCTTTttgttaatgttttttttttttttttttattacctaGGGTCACACAAGATAAGAGgaatt from the Capsicum annuum cultivar UCD-10X-F1 chromosome 9, UCD10Xv1.1, whole genome shotgun sequence genome contains:
- the LOC107856109 gene encoding uncharacterized protein LOC107856109 isoform X2 gives rise to the protein MVESNFTNFDKLPEDIIMEILSILPVKSILKIKSVCKYWYILIQSPNFIIKHFCHKRSYAIPFVHLYFLDTKQLSMSIDEYPLLQDFYLHKSTSLKPIIGPLNGLFFVHNLDKNEMAIWNPATKEIKKIIVPSPPFYPCFSRLCYSDSPEMLQHSCQILQKSDAFGGFDMHPSAVLKIPSNNDFRLCCSDSPEMLPHPCRILQKCATSRGSDMHRSTLLKSPSNNGFRLCCSDSPEMLPRTCQILQKYVIASGVSDTHLSSFLKSPSSNGFGLCCFNSHPCQILQKHVAAASGDSDMHPSTFLKSPRSYAHHFGFGMDPWSKDYKVVWIRDYFWKEETFTRSTSAVISVYSLSTDSWRHFEDNTFLSSHIVMSYFDSYLDGFYYWKKIDTDRRCEILAFDFRNEKFQVIQTPNVFNPNIGTLGLYDGYVSMLFHSKTCIEIWVMEKFGFWTRKLVVESTLIVKRPIGYGVNGEIFVETTSSNLLMIDPRTQEIVKCIGPLEMATLCKFLFTKRA
- the LOC107856109 gene encoding uncharacterized protein LOC107856109 isoform X1, yielding MVESNFTNFDKLPEDIIMEILSILPVKSILKIKSVCKYWYILIQSPNFIIKHFCHKRSYAIPFVHLYFLDTKQLSMSIDEYPLLQDFYLHKSTSLKPIIGPLNGLFFVHNLDKNEMAIWNPATKEIKKIIVPSPPFYPCFSRLCYSDSPEMLQHSCQILQKSDAFGGFDMHPSAVLKIPSNNDFRLCCSDSPEMLPHPCRILQKCATSRGSDMHRSTLLKSPSNNGFRLCCSDSPEMLPRTCQILQKYVIASGVSDTHLSSFLKSPSSNGFGLCCFNSHPCQILQKHVAAASGDSDMHPSTFLKSPRSYAHHFGFGMDPWSKDYKVVWIRDYFWKEETFTRSTSAVISVYSLSTDSWRHFEDNTFLSSHIVMSYFDSYLDGFYYWKKIDTDRRCEILAFDFRNEKFQVIQTPNVFNPNIGTLGLYDGYVSMLFHSKTCIEIWVMEKFGFWTRKLVVESTLIVKRPIGYGVNGEILVETTSSNLAMIDPRTQEIVKCIGPLENGYTLQVLVYKMSLVSIKKLSTCNLIRGFEFERKQVSDTV